GATCCGGAAACGGCCGTCGCGGTACCGGACGTTCTCCCGTCCCGCACCGGTGAGCCGCGCGACCCGGTCGATCGCCGAGTCGACGAGTTCCTGTGCGGCCCTGTGCACGGCCGAGCCCGCGAGAACCGCCGAACGGCTTGCGAACGTCCCGACCCCCTCCGGGAGTCGCTCGGTGTCGCCGGGCAGATAGATCACCTGGTCCATCGGCACCGCGAGAGCTTCGGCAGCGACCTGCACGAACACCGTTTCATGGCCCTGCCCGGCCGACGCCGCACCCGCGGTCACCTCGAAGCGGCCATCCGGCAACAGTCGGATCCTCGCCGTCTCGTGAGGTCCTCGTCCGGTGGCCTCCAGGTACGACGACAGGCCGTAGCCGATCCGGTACTGCGGATACTCTGCGGCACAACGCCCGACCTCGTCGCGGGGCAACGCCTCGAGGACCGATTCGAGACAGGCGCGGTAATCGCCGCCGTCGTACTCGATCGGCACACCGTCGCGGTACGGGATCGGCCGCGGGTAGGGCATGTCGGCCGCCGTGAGCAGATTGCGGCGGCGGATCTCCTCGCCGGTGATGCCCAGTTCGCGCGCCGCCGCATCGAGGCTGCGCTCAAGGGCGAACGTCGCCTCGGGCCGCCCGGCGCCGCGATACTGCGCCACGAGGGTCTTGTTGGTCAGCACCGCGCGCCCGGTGATCTCGGCAGCGGGCACACGGTAGGGACCGAGCAGGTGGATTGCGGTGTTGGCGACGATGCCTGCGACCCACAGGCTGCCCGCACCGATGTCGACCAGGAAGTCGTCGGCCCAGGCGATGATGTGGCCCTGCTCATCGACGGCGAGCCTGGTGTGGTGGATCTGGTCCCGGCCCTGGGCGCTGGCCACCAGATGTTCCTGGCGGTCCTCGACCCAGATCAGTCTCCTGTGCGTCTCCCGGGCGAGCCGGGCCAGCAGGATCTCCTCGGCGTAGACATTCGCCTTGGTGCCGAATCCGCCCCCGACGTCGGGAACCGAGACCTTGACATCAGCATGCGCCCATCCCGTCACCGCGCAGATCGCGTTTCGCACCATGTGCGGCACCTGGGTCGACGTGACGATCTCGACTCGCTGCCTCCTGACGTCGAAGTCGGCCACCACACCGCGGCATTCGAGTGGCACCGCGCCGTGCCGGTTCATTCGGTAGGTGCCCGAGACCACCGTGGCCGCGGACGTGAAGGCATTGCCGGGATCCCCGAACGAGTAGTGCATCCGGGCCACCGCGTTGCTGTCGAGGTGATCGAAGAGCACCGGGCTCCGTGGTTGCAGCGCCTCGGCCGGGTCGGTGACCGCAGTTCGCGACACGTAATCCACCTCGATGGCCTCCGCCGCGTCCTCGGCCAGGTAGCGGTCCTCGGCGATGACGGCGGCCACGGGCTGACCGACGAAATACACGCGGTCGGACGCGATGACCGGCAGACGCTGCTCGGCGAGCTCGAGCGACGTGGCCGCGGTGAACCCGTCATCCGGTGTGGTCAGCGACGGGATGCACACACCCGCCATACCGAGGTCTTCGGCACAGAAGACGCCGATCACGCCCGGCATCCGGGCCGCCGCGGCGGTGTCGATCCGGGCGATGTCGGCGTGCGGTTCGGTGGACCTGAGGAACACCACGTGGTGAGCGCCCGCGGCCAGGTCCGCCACGAACTGTCCCCGGCCGCCGAGCATGCGATCGTCCTCACGACGCCGCACCGAGCTACCGATGAGACCCCGCCCAGTTGCGTTGGAGCTCAATGGAGTCGTTTCTCCCACTGCCACAACAGGATCGAGATGGCGAACGAAATGGTGATCAGCAGCATGATGGTGGCGACCATCGACGGGTAGTCACCGTGGCTGTAGGACTGAAGCACCACTCGTCCGAGGCCCCTTCTGGTGGCGAAGAACTCGGAGAGCACCACGCCGACCACGGCCAGGCTCACCGCGAGCCGGATGCCCGTGAGCAGGGGCCGCCGGATCGCCGGGATGATGATGTGGGTCAGCATCTGCCGGTTGCTGGCCCGTACCGAGCGCGCGAGCTTCCAGTACACCCGGGGTATCTCCTGGACGCCGGTGGACACGTTGATCAGCACCGGGAACAACGCGAACAGCACCCCCATGACCACCTTCGAACCGGTCAGGCTGAAGATGGGCAGCAACACGGGATACAGGACGATTTTCGGGATCCCGTTGAGGACGATCAGCATCGGCTCGAACATGACCCGCAACCGCTCGGACAGCCCGAGCAGCAACCCGAGACCACCGCCCACCGCGGTGCCGAAGACGAACGCCAGCAACACCGATTGCGCGGTGACCCGCAGGTCGAACAGATACGCCGGATCCGAGAGGTTCGTCACCAGCACGCCGAGGGTCTGCAGCGGCGACGGGATCACGAACGTCAGATCCGAGAAGATCTCCCATACGACCAGCACGACCACGGCCAACAGCGACGCTCCGACGGCCTGGTTGCCGAGCAGTGTGCGCCATCGCGACGGCCTTGTCGGCGTGGCGCTCCCGGCGGCGTTGTCGATCGTGGCGGTCATCGGTTCCTCCCACGCAGCAGGATGCGCTCGACCAGCGCCAACAGCACCGTCAGGATGCACGAGAGGATCAGCACCACGGCGATGTAGGCGAACATCTCGTTGTTGTCGAAGATCTCGTACAGATACCGGATGCGGTAACCCAGTCCCGCCTGAGCGGTCGTGAATTCCATCGCGATCGTCCCGATGAGCGCGTACACCACCGCGAGGCGCAGCCCTGCGACGATGTACGGGCCCGCGGCCGGTATCGCGATCGCGAACAGCGTCTGTCGCGGTGAGGCCTTCAACGACCTCGCCAGCTTGAGATACACCGCGGGCATCGAGTTCAACCCGACGGCGGTGTTGAGCGCCATCGGGATCGCCGCCATCACCGTGGCAAGGATGATCACCGACATGGCATTGATGCCGACCAGCACGATCATCACCGGGTAGAACAGCACGAGCGGCACGGCGTAGAACGACACCAGGTACGGCTCGAAGATGCGCCCCACCGTGGGCACCTTCCAGAAGATCAGGCCTGCGGCGAATCCCAGCAGGCTTCCGAACACGATCGCGCACGCCACCTCGAATCCGGTGCGTCCGGCGTCGCCCCAGAACTGCGGGTCACCCAGCAGTGAGACCAGCTCGGAGAGGATGACCGACGGTGCGGGCAGCACCTGCGCGCTCCACAGCCCCACCCGCGCGCCGATCTCCGCGAGGCCGATGAGACCGCCGAGCAGCACGACCGTCGAGATCGCGCTGATCGCAAAGTTGCTCAGCTTGCGCTTACGGCGAGCGGTCTCCGGCTCGCGGTTGTCCGGTTCCATGGCTTCGGCGGGTAGATCCTCTTGCGCCACAAACGAAGTCGTCACGTCGCGGCCGCCTCCTGTTGCTTGAACCCACGCATGGACTCGGCCTGCAGCGACGTCCAGATCCGGTTCTGCAACTCGTTGAACTCCGGCGTCGACACCATGCTCGCATCACGCTCGGCGGGCAGGTCGATATCGACGACGTCGATGATCGAACCCGGTCGATACGACATCACCCAGACCTGTTGGGACAGCAGGATCGCCTCGGAGATGTCGTGGGTGACGAACACGATGGTCTGGTGCGTACGGGCCCAGATCTGCCGGATCTCGGCGCCGAGGAACAGCCGCGTCTGCTGATCCAGCGCCGCGAACGGCTCATCCATCAGCACCACCTCTGGCTCCACGGCCAGGGTGCGTGCCAGCGCGACGCGTTGCCGCATACCGCCGGAGAGCATCGACGGATACGACTTCTCGAACCCGTCGAGCCCGACCAGTTCGATCGCACTCTTGGCCCGCCGCCGGCGTTCGGCCTTGTCCACGCCGATCATCTCCATGGCGAACGCGACGTTCTCCTCCACGGTTCGCCACGGAAGCGTCGAATCCTCCTGGAAGACAACACCGATCGCCGGATCCGGCCCGGTCACCGGCTTACCCGCCACCCGGACCTGCCCCGTGGAGGCCTTCTGCAGGCCCGCGATCACCGCCAGCAGTGTCGACTTGCCGCATCCGCTCGGGCCGACGATCGACACGAAGCTCGCGTGCGGGACATGCTGGTCAATCCCGGTCACCGCGGTCACCTTGCCCGCTGGGACATCGAACACGACCGATACGTCTTCGATGCGGATACCGTCACGATCCATGGCTGCCTCTTCGGGGTAGATGACGTGTTTCAGAGTTCGGAGCGGGCGTCGTCGGGAAGGTACTGCTGATCCAGCGTCGACGCCCAGTCGATCGGCTCGGAGATCTGACCCGCGCCCACCATCAGATCCGACAGGTTCCGCAGCCCGTCGGCGTCGACCTTCAGCGAATATCCCTTGGCGAGGTCGGGATTGCTGTCGAACGCCGACTTCATGATCTCGGGGCTGACCCCCACCAGCGGTGCGATCTCCGCCGCGGCCTCGTCCGTGTTGGCCACGAGCCAATCGTTCAGCCGGTCGGCAACGACGAAGAACTTGCGGACGTTGTCGGGGTTCTGCTCGGCGTACGTGGTGTTGATCGCCACCAGATCAGCGGGCAGGTCACCGACCACGTCACGCGAATCGACCAGCACCTGTGCGTTCTCCGTCGCCTGCTTGCTGGCGATGAACGGTTGCATGGCCCAGCCGGCGGTGATCTGGCCGGCCTTCGCCGCCGTCCAGTTGTCGCCCATCGGGCCCACCGCCTGCGACTTGACGCCGAGTTCGCGTTCGAGACCCTTCACGATCAGCTCGGTGGACGAACCGGCCGAGCTGAACCCCAGGGTGGCGCCTTCGAGCTTGCGCCCGGGCGGGCTGATCCAGGAGAAATCGTTGATCTGGAACCACGGCGCGATCACCTTGAGATTCGAATTCGGTTGCTGCGCGGCAAGAATCACCGAACTGTTACCCGCGATCGCCATGTCCGCATCACCGCTGGTGACGACGCGCAGCGTGTTGCCGCCGCCACCACCGGAGTACAGGTCGACGTCGAGGCCCTCTTCCTTGAACCAGCCCTTGTCGATGCCGACCTGAAGGATCGCCATGAACGGCAGGCTGTCGACGCCCGTCGCCGAGATGCTGAGCGTGCTGGTGCCGCTGGTGGGGCCGGCGGATTCGTCGGCGCACGCCGTCGACCCGAGCACGAGGGCGACCGCAGTGCCTGCCACTGCCAGAACTTTGGGGAACCAGGACATCTGACGAAACCTCCGGTGCTGGATATGTGGATGTTCTATACGAGCCGGTGTGATCTGGATCTGGTACGTCTCGGCCGGGACGACCGCGAGCGCGTGCTCAACAGTCCGGCCAGTTCCAGGCCGATGGCGACGCCGAGAAGCGCCGCCGCCGTCGTGAACCGCGTGCCGTTGACGTCACGCGCGGCCGTCGCACCGCGAGGCGGCCGGTCGGCCGGCGCCCCTGCTGGTTCGGGAGGCGGTCCGACCGGCTCACCGTCGGCGGGCGTGAGCGGTCGCCGCAACGGAGGTGGCGCACCGGGAACGGCACTTCCCGGCGCCGGGAACGCACGCTGCTCGGTCGCCGAATCAGCCATGGCCGTCGACGAGTTCGGCGAACGTGCGGATCGTCGGAGCCCGGCTCTCACCGGGCCGGACGAACGGGACGATCGACACCTGGTCCACTCCGAGTGCCTCGATCTCCTTGAGCCGCTGATCGCATTCGGCCGGGGTTCCCGCCAGTGCGAACAGGTCGACGAGTTCGTCGGGCACGAGGTCGGCGTGCGAGGCCTCGGTGTTCATGTGCTCGTAATAGTTGTACGAATCGCGGATCCGGTCGATGGCCTCTTCGAGCTCCGGCGCGACGTCGGCAGGCAACGGCCGGATCGCCACGCGTGACACGTGGGCCCGCACCAGATCCCGCGCCTTGGTGCGGTCGTCGTCGATCGCGGTCGGCGTCCACAACACGATGTGGAGGTCGTCGAGGGTGCGTCCGCTCTCGGCGGCCCCGAGCGCGACGGTCTCGAGCGCCGCCTCGATGAAATGCGGCGCGGTGCCCACCAGCACGATGACGCCGTCGGCGATGCGACCGGACATCCGCAGGATCTTCGGCGCGGAGGCCGCGATGTAGATCGGTATGTCGACCGGTTCGCTCAGGTAGTTCAGGTGGTAGTCGGCGCCGCTGGTCGCCTCGGTGACCTTCTCACCCTTGAAGAGGGCGCGCAGATCGCATATCGACCTCTCGAGCTCCGCGAGCTTCTGAGGTTTGAGGCCCATGGTCCGCAACGAGGAATCGCCGGTGCCGATCCCGAGGGCCACGCGGCCCCCGGTGAACTCGGCGAGCGTCGCCCAGGTCGACGCCAGCAGGGACGTGTGGCGCGTGACCGCATTGGTGACACCGGTGCCGAACACGATGCGTTCCGTACCGACCGCCGCCGCGCCCATCACGGTCGACGACTCCCGCCAGATGTTCTGGGAGTCGCCGAACCAGACGTTGTCGTACCCGAGCGACTCAGAGAGGCGGACGTATTCACGCATCGCGCCCACCGGTTCGGTCGGGAAGAGACCGACACCTTTGCTCAGCACAATCGACTCCCTGGGCGACGTTGGATAGTGTATCCAATCGTAAGGGGGTTGTTCAGGTCACACAACCGGAATCGCAAATTACAGAGAAGAGAATCCTGTGGAGCTGGTCAATGAATTCTCCGTCGATGCGCCGCTCGACGTCGCCTGGTCGGCCCTCACCGACATCCCACGCGTGGTCGGGTGCATACCCGGCGCCGAACTCGAGAGTCATGACGGCGACGACTATCGCGCCAAGGTGAAGGTGAAGGTGGGCCCGGTCGGGCTGACCCTGGCAGGCACCGCAACCGTCGTCAGCCGTGACGACACGGCGCACCAGATGGTGGTGCGTGGAGCCGCCCGCGACCGCAAGGGGCAGGGCACGGCCGAGGCGGTGGTCCGGATCTCGGCCCGCGACGACGCCGGCCGGGCACACGTCACCGTACGCACCGACCTCGAACTCGGTGGACGCATCTCGCAATTCGGCAGTGGCGTGATATCGCAGGTGAGCAACCGGATCATCGGTCAGTTCGTCACCAGGCTCAACGCGCTGATCACCGCGCCCGGCGACGCCACCACCGCCACTCCGGCGCAGCCGGCGAAGCGCTTGGTGGACCACGAAACGGATTGGCAGGCAATCGTTTTGACGGCGATCGCCGGGGTGGCTCTCGGTCTTGCGATCGGACGCACCGCCGAACGCGTGGCGTGAACTCAGGGCCGCACCGACGCGACGAGTTCGAGTTCCACGCAGGCCCCGCCCGGCAGCGACGCCACCCCGACGGCCGTGCGGGCATGTGCGCCACACTCCGCGCCGAACACGTCCATGAGCACAGTCGACGCCCCGTCGATGACGGCGGGGTGCCTGTCGAACTGCGTCGTCGCGCGCACGTAACCCCGCAGATGGACAAGCCCCCGCACCGCATGGAGGCCGACGGCCGCGTCGATCGCGGCGATCAGGTTCAACGCCGCGTAACCCGCGTGCGCGTGGGCCTGCTCGGGTGTCACGTCCTCGCCGACCGTCCCGAACGCCCCCGGTTCGGCGGGCCGCCGTGAGGTCGTCCCGGAGATCCACAACTGATCCCCGAACAGTCGGCTCGGGAAGTATGCGCCTTTCGGCTCAGCCGGCGCAGGCAACTGAATGCCCAACGCGGCCAGCCTCTCCCGTGGAGTCATGAGGCGTCTTCGGTCTCCTCGCCGCCGAACACGGTGTGCAGATGACCGATCGCCTGCAGGCGATGCTGATGGTTGATCGCGACGGCCCGCTCGGCATCGCGGGCGACGAACGCGTCGACCAGCAGGATGTGCTCGCTGTTGACCTTGGTCAGATCCATCAGGTGCGCGTAGAGCGGCCGGTAGGCATCAGCGGTGTTCCACAGCTGCGTGACGATACGCCTGGTCCGCGCGAGCGTGCTGGTTTCGAACGTCAGGAAGTGGAACTGCCGGTTGGCCAACCCGATGGAGATGAGGTCCCCCTTCTCGGCGGCCCGGTCCATCTGGTCCATCTGCTCGCGCATCCGCTCCACGAGGTCGTCGGTGACCGCGGGCATCGCGTCGCGGATGAGCTCGGCCTCGAGGATGTCCCGCAGCCGGAACACCTCGAGAAGTTCGTCGAGTCCCAGTTTGGTCACGCGGTACCCGCTGTGCGGGACGTAGGTGATGTACTCCTCGGCCTCGAGTGTCTTCAGCGCCTCGCGGATCGGGATGCGCGACAGGCCGAACTGTTCGGCCAGGCTCTCCTGCACGATCCAGCTGCCGGGCGCGAGCTTTCCGCTGGTGATG
This genomic window from Mycolicibacterium goodii contains:
- a CDS encoding ABC transporter ATP-binding protein; its protein translation is MDRDGIRIEDVSVVFDVPAGKVTAVTGIDQHVPHASFVSIVGPSGCGKSTLLAVIAGLQKASTGQVRVAGKPVTGPDPAIGVVFQEDSTLPWRTVEENVAFAMEMIGVDKAERRRRAKSAIELVGLDGFEKSYPSMLSGGMRQRVALARTLAVEPEVVLMDEPFAALDQQTRLFLGAEIRQIWARTHQTIVFVTHDISEAILLSQQVWVMSYRPGSIIDVVDIDLPAERDASMVSTPEFNELQNRIWTSLQAESMRGFKQQEAAAT
- a CDS encoding ABC transporter substrate-binding protein, whose product is MSWFPKVLAVAGTAVALVLGSTACADESAGPTSGTSTLSISATGVDSLPFMAILQVGIDKGWFKEEGLDVDLYSGGGGGNTLRVVTSGDADMAIAGNSSVILAAQQPNSNLKVIAPWFQINDFSWISPPGRKLEGATLGFSSAGSSTELIVKGLERELGVKSQAVGPMGDNWTAAKAGQITAGWAMQPFIASKQATENAQVLVDSRDVVGDLPADLVAINTTYAEQNPDNVRKFFVVADRLNDWLVANTDEAAAEIAPLVGVSPEIMKSAFDSNPDLAKGYSLKVDADGLRNLSDLMVGAGQISEPIDWASTLDQQYLPDDARSEL
- a CDS encoding GntR family transcriptional regulator, which translates into the protein MAPRTAPKRSPVRAANGSATRADFVRPKTAQQAVAEVLRRDITSGKLAPGSWIVQESLAEQFGLSRIPIREALKTLEAEEYITYVPHSGYRVTKLGLDELLEVFRLRDILEAELIRDAMPAVTDDLVERMREQMDQMDRAAEKGDLISIGLANRQFHFLTFETSTLARTRRIVTQLWNTADAYRPLYAHLMDLTKVNSEHILLVDAFVARDAERAVAINHQHRLQAIGHLHTVFGGEETEDAS
- a CDS encoding ABC transporter permease; protein product: MTATIDNAAGSATPTRPSRWRTLLGNQAVGASLLAVVVLVVWEIFSDLTFVIPSPLQTLGVLVTNLSDPAYLFDLRVTAQSVLLAFVFGTAVGGGLGLLLGLSERLRVMFEPMLIVLNGIPKIVLYPVLLPIFSLTGSKVVMGVLFALFPVLINVSTGVQEIPRVYWKLARSVRASNRQMLTHIIIPAIRRPLLTGIRLAVSLAVVGVVLSEFFATRRGLGRVVLQSYSHGDYPSMVATIMLLITISFAISILLWQWEKRLH
- a CDS encoding xanthine dehydrogenase family protein molybdopterin-binding subunit — protein: MLGGRGQFVADLAAGAHHVVFLRSTEPHADIARIDTAAAARMPGVIGVFCAEDLGMAGVCIPSLTTPDDGFTAATSLELAEQRLPVIASDRVYFVGQPVAAVIAEDRYLAEDAAEAIEVDYVSRTAVTDPAEALQPRSPVLFDHLDSNAVARMHYSFGDPGNAFTSAATVVSGTYRMNRHGAVPLECRGVVADFDVRRQRVEIVTSTQVPHMVRNAICAVTGWAHADVKVSVPDVGGGFGTKANVYAEEILLARLARETHRRLIWVEDRQEHLVASAQGRDQIHHTRLAVDEQGHIIAWADDFLVDIGAGSLWVAGIVANTAIHLLGPYRVPAAEITGRAVLTNKTLVAQYRGAGRPEATFALERSLDAAARELGITGEEIRRRNLLTAADMPYPRPIPYRDGVPIEYDGGDYRACLESVLEALPRDEVGRCAAEYPQYRIGYGLSSYLEATGRGPHETARIRLLPDGRFEVTAGAASAGQGHETVFVQVAAEALAVPMDQVIYLPGDTERLPEGVGTFASRSAVLAGSAVHRAAQELVDSAIDRVARLTGAGRENVRYRDGRFRIGGQRTLDWADLADAAGVGGALETGGPLDVSAVHRVSTVTWTMGVHAAIVGVHRNTGIVKVLRYAVSHEGGREINPRIVEGQIIGGVAQGIGGTLFEQWAYSDAGQPQSTTFAAYHLPLTTDVPRVRVRHLHVDTPANPLGVRGVGESGTIAVYSAVAAAVDDALDGRVHIDRTPIPTGALCRALTRTAS
- a CDS encoding LLM class flavin-dependent oxidoreductase, which translates into the protein MLSKGVGLFPTEPVGAMREYVRLSESLGYDNVWFGDSQNIWRESSTVMGAAAVGTERIVFGTGVTNAVTRHTSLLASTWATLAEFTGGRVALGIGTGDSSLRTMGLKPQKLAELERSICDLRALFKGEKVTEATSGADYHLNYLSEPVDIPIYIAASAPKILRMSGRIADGVIVLVGTAPHFIEAALETVALGAAESGRTLDDLHIVLWTPTAIDDDRTKARDLVRAHVSRVAIRPLPADVAPELEEAIDRIRDSYNYYEHMNTEASHADLVPDELVDLFALAGTPAECDQRLKEIEALGVDQVSIVPFVRPGESRAPTIRTFAELVDGHG
- a CDS encoding ABC transporter permease, whose amino-acid sequence is MTTSFVAQEDLPAEAMEPDNREPETARRKRKLSNFAISAISTVVLLGGLIGLAEIGARVGLWSAQVLPAPSVILSELVSLLGDPQFWGDAGRTGFEVACAIVFGSLLGFAAGLIFWKVPTVGRIFEPYLVSFYAVPLVLFYPVMIVLVGINAMSVIILATVMAAIPMALNTAVGLNSMPAVYLKLARSLKASPRQTLFAIAIPAAGPYIVAGLRLAVVYALIGTIAMEFTTAQAGLGYRIRYLYEIFDNNEMFAYIAVVLILSCILTVLLALVERILLRGRNR
- a CDS encoding SRPBCC family protein, whose amino-acid sequence is MELVNEFSVDAPLDVAWSALTDIPRVVGCIPGAELESHDGDDYRAKVKVKVGPVGLTLAGTATVVSRDDTAHQMVVRGAARDRKGQGTAEAVVRISARDDAGRAHVTVRTDLELGGRISQFGSGVISQVSNRIIGQFVTRLNALITAPGDATTATPAQPAKRLVDHETDWQAIVLTAIAGVALGLAIGRTAERVA
- a CDS encoding RidA family protein — its product is MTPRERLAALGIQLPAPAEPKGAYFPSRLFGDQLWISGTTSRRPAEPGAFGTVGEDVTPEQAHAHAGYAALNLIAAIDAAVGLHAVRGLVHLRGYVRATTQFDRHPAVIDGASTVLMDVFGAECGAHARTAVGVASLPGGACVELELVASVRP